In Brachypodium distachyon strain Bd21 chromosome 2, Brachypodium_distachyon_v3.0, whole genome shotgun sequence, one genomic interval encodes:
- the LOC100841327 gene encoding protein PAT1 homolog 1 — MRGIRADGDVGGGTSSSSSTAENSRFDAAQYSFFGKAPLDGLELGGLVDDGGVEGYGGGFGGHDDGAYQLSPVGEEIDCMSNLSEIDDLASTFAKLNRTISGTRNPGVIGDRRSISRESSLTNDWVPEADFPNWVDLDILNNDEFQDRKQLCAQPQYLPQFGESKPLSRTSSYPLEPLQHRSSEPILGHISPSFTSYPPPGGGELSYPAQGLTLHSSIPSPGAGHQMGSKSSSLSGSPYNMTSVPHGLRYGRSMSYTAADLSANNFLQNEWPNQAGPHTFEHFNQRPSLLQPQLSYPGSSMSSLLFSQQQQRSPLVPPSHHNYLNLQPQFYHHHSPEMIGKFDHVPNLPSPRDKRSRSGRGKHSIRFSQQPSDTAGQNVDNGGIKFRSKYMSSEEIESILRMQHSTSHSSDPYIDDYYHQACIAKRSASSQQKINFSPMSIKDFPSKSRSGGDQHSYLQVDAVGRVSFSSIRRPRPLLEVDIPASGDHKSSARPLEKEPMLAARITVEDGISLLLNVNDIDRFLQSSQAQDSSLQLRRRRQVLLEGLATSLELVDPFGPNKPGNSSGLAPTDDLIFLRIVSLPKGRKLLARYLRLLVPGSELTRIVCMAIFRHLRSLFGGLASDSGAAETTVGLAKTVSSCVQHMELSALSACLAAVVCSSQQPPLRPLGSSAGDGASLIIKSVLDRATELLADPHSAADYSRSTRSLWQASFDAFFGLLTKYCDSKYGSILQMFSMQGSNSIARSEASKAVSREMPVELLRASLPHTNEQQRQMLLDFARKSMPVTGFNHSGASSGHFTSESVAG, encoded by the exons ATGAGGGGCATCAGGGCGGACGGCGACGTCGGTGGAGGcacctcgtcctcgtcctccaccgCAG AGAACTCGCGCTTCGATGCGGCACAGTATTCGTTCTTCGGCAAGGCGCCGCTGGATGGATTGGAGCTGGGCGGTTTGGTGGACGATGGAGGTGTGGAGGGCTATGGCGGCGGATTTGGTGGGCATGATGATGGGGCTTACCAGTTGTCTCCTGTGGGAGAAGAG ATTGATTGTATGAGTAACTTGTCTGAAATTGATGATCTTGCAAGCACTTTTGCAAAG TTGAACCGAACTATTAGCGGAACAAGGAATCCTGGTGTTATTGGTGATAGACGATCAATTTCCAGGGAAA GTTCATTGACTAATGACTGGGTTCCAGAAGCAGACTTCCCCAATTGGGTAGATCTGGATATACTCAACAACGATGAATTTCAGGACAGGAAACAACTATGTGCTCAGCCACAGTATTTACCTCAGTTTGGAGAGTCGAAACCATTGAGCAGAACATCTTCCTATCCCCTGGAACCACTACAGCACCGCTCCAGTGAACCTATCCTTGGACATATATCTCCTTCATTTACATCCTATCCCCCGCCAGGTGGTGGTGAACTATCCTATCCCGCACAAGGTCTTACACTCCACTCAAGCATTCCTTCACCTGGCGCTGGTCACCAAATGGGTTCTAAAAGTTCATCACTTTCTGGTTCTCCATATAATATGACTAGTGTACCTCATGGACTGCGATATGGACGAAGCATGTCTTACACTGCTGCAGATCTGTCAGCGAACAACTTCCTGCAAAACGAATGGCCAAATCAAGCTGGTCCCCATACTTTTGAGCATTTTAATCAACGGCCCAGTTTATTGCAGCCACAGTTATCATATCCGGGGAGTTCGATGTCTTCATTGCTATTttctcagcagcagcagagatcGCCACTAGTCCCGCCATCTCATCACAATTACCTAAACTTGCAGCCTCAGTTCTATCACCATCATTCTCCAGAAATGATAGGCAAGTTTGACCATGTTCCTAATTTACCATCACCACGAGACAAGAGATCAAGGTCaggaagaggaaaacacaGCATACGCTTTTCTCAACAACCTTCTGATACAGCTGGTCAGAATGTTGATAATGGAGGAATAAAGTTCAGATCGAAATATATGTCTTCCGAAGAGATAGAGAGTATTTTAAGAATGCAGCACTCCACAAGTCACAGCAGTGATCCGTACATTGATGACTATTACCACCAAGCTTGTATAGCCAAAAGATCTGCCAGTTCTCAGCAGAAGATCAACTTCTCCCCCATGTCAATAAAAGACTTCCCATCAAAGTCCCGGTCTGGTGGTGATCAACATTCATATCTACAGGTTGATGCTGTTGGAAGAGTATCGTTCTCTTCCATACGTAGGCCTCGTCCTCTTCTCGAAGTAGATATTCCTGCATCTGGTGATCACAAGTCATCTGCAAGGCCACTGGAGAAAGAGCCAATGCTGGCAGCCAGAATTACTGTTGAAGATGGTATATCTCTTCTTCTAAATGTAAATGATATTGACCGCTTCTTACAGTCTAGCCAGGCACAGGACAGCAGCTTACAACTGAGGCGAAGGCGGCAGGTCCTCCTTGAAGGCTTAGCTACATCACTCGAGCTTGTGGACCCTTTTGGCCCAAACAAACCTGGCAATTCATCTGGATTGGCCCCTACGGATGACCTTATTTTTCTCCGCATTGTTTCTCTTCCGAAAGGACGTAAGCTTTTGGCACGTTATCTTCGACTTCTTGTCCCTGGAAGTGAGCTGACCCGGATAGTGTGCATGGCTATCTTTCGACATCTTAGGAGCTTGTTTGGGGGTTTAGCGTCAGATTCTGGTGCTGCAGAAACAACAGTTGGTCTTGCCAAGACTGTTTCCTCGTGCGTGCAACATATGGAACTAAGTGCGCTCAGCGCATGCCTCGCTGCTGTTGTCTGCTCATCTCAACAGCCACCTCTCCGCCCTCTTGGCAGCTCTGCTGGTGATGGGGCATCTCTAATCATCAAATCAGTACTGGATAGAGCAACTGAACTGTTAGCTGATCCTCATTCTGCAGCCGACTACAGCAGATCAACTCGTTCTCTTTGGCAGGCATCATTTGATGCTTTCTTTGGACTTCTGACAAAATACTGTGACAGCAAGTATGGAAGTATTCTGCAGATGTTCAGCATGCAGGGATCCAATTCTATAGCTAGATCTGAAGCCTCAAAGGCAGTTAGCAGGGAGATGCCTGTTGAGCTGCTGCGTGCAAGCCTTCCACATACCAATGAACAGCAACGCCAGATGCTTCTTGACTTTGCTCGGAAATCCATGCCTGTAACTGGTTTTAATCATTCCGGGGCTAGCAGTGGGCATTTTACTTCTGAGTCTGTTGCTGGTTAA